The sequence GCAGGCTGTAGGGCCGGCGCTTGGGGCGCGGTTCGTTGCCCGAGATCCGGACCGTGACCTCCTGGATACGGGGGCCCACCGCGATCAGGAGCGAGGGCATCAGCCGGATGGCGAAGGCGTACGGCTGGTCCTGCTGGTCGAAGAGATTGAGCAGGAAGGTGCTCAGTCCCTGGACGATCGGGGCGGCGACCATCGGCCAGGCGGCGATCCGGTCCATCGGCGGTGCGGGGCACAGGGCCACCTTGGTCGCCGCGAACGCGGCCACGATCACCAGGGCCACGGTGAGACTGGCGGTAGCCCGGTCGGTGCTGCGGTCGATCGGGTTGACCGCGAAACACCAGGCCAGTACGGCTCCGCCGACCAGGACCGTGGCCGAGTCCATCCAGAAGATGACCTTCTCCCGGCCCGACTGCGGCCCCTGGGGGAAGATCAGGCAGGCCAGTACGTTGCTCGACATACCGACTGCGAAGAACGCGCTCTGGACGGCACCGCCGTCCATCGAGGGCCGGTCGAGACCGAGCACCATCGCCGACGCCTGATAGCTGTCGCCGATGGTGAAAGCGGTGCCGGCGAAGGCGATGAACGACCAGAAGCGCCGGTACCGGACCGGTGCCAGGTGCCGGAGACGCCACGCGCCGACGGCCAGCGCCGCGTCCATCGGGAGCTGGCCGATCCAGTAGATCTGGGCCCGGCGGGTGACATCGCCGGGAAAGGCCAGGAACAAGAAGGCGAGCACCAGGGTCAGGGCCACCAGCGCGCGCAGCACCGGATCACGCAGGAGACTGGTCAGCGGACGCAGCGGTACAGCCTGCTCAGCCACCGTCGAGTCCTCCTCGCGAATACCTATGCCCCACGTCATCGGCTTCCGCACCGTGATTCTTGACATCTCAGGCACGGAACGGGCCCCTGGCGTCCTGAAGGATCGGGGACGGGTGTCCGTGCATGAGTTCCTCTCCCACCGGGCGTGTTGCTGAGGCAACTAGTTCCGGGCGATCCATCGACCGGAGACCGGCGGTGTTGAGTCGTCACCGTCTCCCTGAAGGGCGGACACCCAGATGGACCAGTATGTCACTCTGGGTCAGAACGCCCAGGTCGACGGTTCTCGAGGGTTATGCCGGTAACTGCCCTTAAGTACTATGGGCGGCTCCTGAGATGGGGGAGGGCCATGATGAAGGGGCAGTTCAGTGTGCTCGTGGGGGAACTACGAGCATCCGGGGGCAAGGCCGAGTCGGCGGCCGGTGTGGTCGGCAAGCTCGATCCCGGCAGTGAGCTGGAATCGGCGGGGAAGGGGATCCCCGGTGCCGACAGCATCACGGCGCTGACCCAGGTGGGCAGCAAGTGGGAGAGCCACCTCACGTCCTGGCGCGACCAGATGCAGACCTTCGGCGAGCACCTGGACGTCGCGGCCGACGACTACCAGCGAGGGGACGACGTGGGCGCCGAAGAGTTCTCGAAGCTGGTTCCCGGGGGTCCCTGAGAGCGGCGCACGTCCTCGTGGCAAGGGGGCGTGCGCGATGTGTACACCTGGTACAAGCGGTACCGGATGTACCAGGTGTACACATGGCGAACCCGGCCACCCGGGATCGGCCGACCTCGAGGGCCCCGCCCTACGGGTGAAGGGGCGAGGCGGAAGAAGAGCCCTCAGTTCTCCGGGATCACGGTGTCGAACCGCTCCGGACGCGGGACGTCCGGGTCCGGGCCACTGCGCACGCCGGCGTCGAGGGCGTCGATCGCGGCCAGGTCCGGCGCGGACAGCTCGAATTCAGTCGACCTCGACCCGCTCCCGGCGGCGGTGCTTCATGGCGTAGAGCCCCTCGTCGGCCCGGGTGCTGAGGTGCTCGGCCGATTCTCCCGGCCGTCGTTCGGCAGACCCCACGCTGAATCCGACCCCTTCCGGGTACGACCAGGCGGCCGAGAGCCGGTCCAGGATCGCCCGGGCGACCTCCGAACTGCCGCGCGTCAGCACGGCGAACTCGTCGCCACCGATCCGGCAGGCCAGGTCGGTGTCCCGCACGGAGGCCGTCAGCGACGAGGCGAAGGCCTGAAGCACCCGGTCCCCGGCCGAATGTCCCTGGGTGTCGTTGACCCCCTTGAAACGATCCAGGTCGAACAGCAGAAGGAGGGCGTCGTCCTCCAGGTTCGCCATGGCCTGCTCGAAGGCCCGCCGGTTCGAGACCCCGGTGAGCGGGTCCGTGGTCGCGGCCCGGTCGAGCTCCTCCACGTGCCGCACCCGCATCAGTACCGGCCCGGCCTGCAGCGAGAGCAGTTCCATCACCTGGGCGTCGAAGGGGTCCAGCTCGTTCACCGGCCTCGTCCAGAAGGCCACCATCACCCCGGCCAGCTGGTCGACGACCTCGACCGGGAGGAAGAGCGCCGAGGCCCAGCTCGTTTCGTTCCCGGTCGTCGGCAGGCTCACGGGAGAGTGCCGGGCATCGGGGACGAACAGGGGACGCCGGTCCCGGGTGACGGCACCGATGCCCGACTCGGGTGGGTGGTCACCGGACTGCACCGCGGCCACTTCCGAACCGAGCCCGGCGCCGCCCCGGGCGGTCAGCGAGGTGTCCCGCGCACTCGGCGGGCCGAACCGGTCGGCCACCAGGGTCACGACCCCGTCGGCACCGAGCAGGTCCAGCGCCTGCTCGCTGACCAGGCGGGCGGCCTCCGACTCGGAGTGGGCCGAGAGCAGTGGCCGCACCCCGGCGTGCAGGTGCTCCAGTTTCACGCGTTGCCGGTGCTGAGCCGCCATCGCGGCGGCGATCAGCTCACCGATCAGGGCGGCGAACAGGATCGTCCCGGTGATCTCGACCAGGCTGTCGCGTTGCAGACCGAACCCGGCGACCGCCGCCAGCAGGGCCAGACTCACCCCGGCCACCTTCGCGGTCTGCCCCGGTCTCAGCACCAGCCCGGCATACCCCAGGGCCAGCAGGTAGATCGCCTGGTAGTGACCGAGCATGTTCGAAGAGCCGGAGCCGAGCGTGGTGAAGAAGGCGCTCGGCAGCACCGGCCAGATCAGCACCGAGTCGGGAACGCGCTGCCAGGGCAGCACCATCAGGGTGAGGGCCACCACGGCGACCGCGATCGCCACGACCGTCTGCGACACCGGCGGATCGGGCGTCTGCCAGACGATCAGCGCACCGTAGACGGCGCCGCCCAGGTAGAGACAGGCCCCGATCCGCCCCTTGCGCTGCCGCTGGGAGTCGGCGTCCAGTCCTGCGGCGAACCAGCGACTGAGACTCCCGAACAGACCCGTTGCCGCGCGTCGGCTGGCTGCGCGGTCCTGGCTCACCAGGTGCCTGTCGGCCTGGCCGCTGAACATTCAAGGATCTTGCCGACCTCAGGCCACCCAGTGGTGCGTCCCGGTCCACAGGCGTTAGATGAAGGGATCAAGGCTAGGGTCGGCCGTCCTCGCCTACGGGGTCGTCGTCCTCAATCCCTGGTCGATGAACCGCACCATCCAGGTGAAACTGTCGTCGACGTCGATGCCGATCCGAAAGCCGCCGGTCGCCTCCAGGATCGCGAAGCCGTGAAGAATGCTGCGCAGCAGCCGCAGTACGTGGATCTCCTGATCGGGATCGAGCCGGTACCCGCGCAGCATGGCGGTCCAGGAGGCGAGCAGCCGGTCGACGGCCGGGTGGAGCGGGTCTTCGGCCCCGTTCGGCCGGGCCACGTTGCCTGCCGTGTACCGGCCGGGGTGTTTCAGTGCGTACGTGCGCATGGCGTTCGCGCCGGCGACCAGGGCATCGCGACCGGCTCGTCCCCGGGTGGCCTCACCGATCGTGTCGGCGATCTCGGTCATCGCGAGAACCGCGATCCGGTGGGAAAGATCGGCCTGGCCGGTGACGTGCTTGTAGAGCGAGGGCGCCTTCACCCCGAGGCGTTCGGCGAGCAGGCCCATGCTGAGCCGGTCGAAGCCGACCTCGTCGGCCAGCGCCGCGCCGGCCGCGGTGACCGAGCCCGCGTCGAGCCCGGCTCTAGGCAAGGGAGAGGTTCTTGGCCAGGAAGGGCAGGGCCAGGGCGACGACCTCGTCGGGGTTCTGCGCGTGCGGGTAGTGACCGGCGCCCTCGATGACGGCCAGTTCGCCGAGACCGGTGGGCAGGTCGGCGAGAATCTTCTCGCCCTCGGCGCGCGGGTCGACCCAGTCGGGGTCGAGGCTGCCCTGGATGACCAGCACCGGGCACGTGACGTTGGGCAGCTGCTCGCCCGCGTCCGCCGGGTTGGCCTTGCACATGGCCTGGAGGGCCTTCATCCGGCCGGGCTCGATCATTTTGGCGTCGATGCGCGCCATTTCGCTGTCCCAGTCGGCGGGCTTGGTCGGGTAGGCCAGGGTCAGGTACTTCTTCCAGGCGGACAGGCTTCCGAGGACGAGTGTCAGGCCCAGCTGGGTGGTGCCGGCCCGGTAGCGCTTCGACCGGAACAGCGCGCCCAGGGAGACCGACTGCTGGCGGGTGAACGGGGCCAGCTCGATGGTGCCGGTGATCAGCTCGGGTGCGGTGGCGGCGGCGATGGTGGCCGCGCCCCCGCTGATCGACTGGCCGATGATCACGGCCGGTCCGCCCAGGTGCCGCACCACGGCGACCAGGTCACCGGCGATGTCGGTGCGGCTGTAGCCGTCCCAGCCCAGGCTGGAGTCGCCGCAGCCGCGGATGTCGACGTTGGCGACCCGATATCCGGCGGCCACCAGGGCCGGGACCATGAAGCGGTAGGAGTGCCGGCTGTCGCCCATGCCGTGCGCCAGAACGACGAGGGGGCCCTCGCCGGTGACGTCGTAGGCGAGGGTGTTGCCGGCGATGTTCAGGTGCTCGGTCATGATGTCCTCCGTGGCGTCGGCTAATTCCGTTAGCTAAAAGCTAGTGGCATTAGCCAGCGGTGTCAACGGGCGCGCTCTCCTGGGAGATTGGTGATCACAGAACGACCTGCCATGATTCTGCGGCTACTGGGGAACGGACGCCCCAGGCCCTGGAGGATGTGAACGTGAAGCGGTCGCTGCTGGTTCGGTCGGTCGTCACCATGTCGGTGGCCGGACTCCTGCTGACCGGGTGTGCGAGAGAGAGCGAGACCCCGACCGCCGCGGCCTCGTCCCCTGCGGTCGTGACGCCCACCGCCCCGGTGTCGGTCTGGAACGTGGACGAGGAGCAGGACGCCACGTGGACCCGGCAGCTGAAGGAGATCAAGCAGATGCTGCAGCGCGTCCACGGCGCCAAGTCGACCAAGGCCGCCGAGGTTCGCACCGAGCAGATGATCGACCTGGAGAAGGTGCTGACCGAGATGGCCGCGGCCGGTGGCCCCGAGGGCGTCGGGCACGTGGCCTGTGAGGTCATGCCGATCCAGCTGCTGTCCTACGAGGACAGCGACTCCGCCGACATGGTGAGCATGCAGATCGGCGCCTACTGGAGCACCGCCGTCGCGGCTGCCGCGAACCAGCCCACCGCGAGCTTCAAAGACGTCGAGCTCGACGCGCGTATGAAGCAGGAGTGCGACGACGTCCATCGCGACGTGCTAAAGACCATGGGCCTGCGCACCCTGAACAAGATGTACCACCTGGACCGGGTGCAGACGACGTCCTGAATGCACTCCGTGACGGAGTAGCTCTTTCGGAGTATCAGAACCGCTACGGCCTGTCCGATGGATCAGTCAGGCCCGGAGCAGTTCTGGGACAATCTGGAAGGAAACTCTTCATGCGTCGTGCCCTCATTGGCGTCGGTGTCGTTGCCACCCTCGTGGTCGGTGGTGCCTCATCGGCCGATGCGGCGGTCAAGAACACGTCGTGCGTCACCAACGCCGAGTTCGGCAAGGTGAAGGTCGGCATGTCGAAGGCCCAGGTGGCGAAGGTCATCGGCGGCAACGGCACCCGGGCCAGCTACGAGACCAACGCACAGGGCTACGGCGAGGAGGTCCGCACCTACAAGGCGTGCAACCTCCCGACCGCGACCGTGCAGGTGGTCTTCGGTTCCAAGCAGGACCTGCCGGCGCCGAGCGTCGGGTGGGCCGCTGCCAAGGTGTGGGTCGAGGGCTGGAAGTAGTTCTTGTAACAACGGACGAGGTGGGCACCCGGAGATCGCCGGTCTTCGGGGTGTACCTGGCCGTGTCCGCCCGCAGCGGAGCATCCACCTCGTTCGTGATCAGGCGAACGTTCCCCGAATCGGCATGATCACGCAGGACGCGGTTGACCTTCCCCTGGGGGGAAGTACCACTCTTCCCGTTGTCGGGTGCGGTTCCGGGTGGCGGGAGGTCAGGCGTGCAATGGTGGACGATCGGGGCATTCGCCCGAGCAGCCCGGCTGTCACCGAAAGCGCTGCGCCTGTACGACGAGCTGGGTCTGCTGCCCCCGGCCCACGTCGACCCGGTCACGGGCTACCGGTTCTACGCCCCGGCCCAGCTCGAACGGGCGCAGACAGTGGCATGGCTACGAAGGCTGGGGATGCCCCTGGCCCAGATCCGTACCGTGTGCGACCTGGATCCCGGGGAAGCGGCCCACGAGGTCGCCGCGTTCTGGGCCCAGGTCGAGGCCGACACCGCGGTCCGGCGAGATCTGGCGGCCGTTCTCGTCGATCGACTGACCGGACGGCAATCGGCTGGGTCCGGCCAGGGCGGTGCCCTGGAGATCCGTTACGCGGCGGGATCGGACATCGGCCTGGTCCGCGCCACCCACCAAGACACCGCCTACGCCGGGCCCGGTCTGCTGGCCGTGGCCGACGGGTTCGGCCGCGGTGGTGCTGAGGCCAGTACCGCTGCGGTGCAGACACTGGTGAAACTGGCTGACGGAGAGCACCTTCGGTCCGGTGACCTGCTGAATGTCATGCAGGATGCGGCCGCCCGGGCGAACCAGGCCATTGGTGAGATCATTCCGGCCGGTGATTGCGAAGAACGGTCGGGCAGCACCCTGACCGCGATGCTGTGGACCGGCTCGGCACTGGCCATGGTGCACATCGGAGACTCCCGCGCCTACCTGCTCCGGGACGGCGGGTTCTTCCAGATCACCCACGACCACAGCCTGGTCCGGTCCCTGGTCGACGAGGGCCGGCTCACGCCCCCCGAGGCGGACAGTCACCCCCAGCGGGCCCTCCTGCTGAAGGCGCTCGACGGCCGCACCCCCGTCGCGCCGCAGGTCGGCCTGCAGGATGCCCAACCGGGTGACCGGTTCCTGCTCTGCTCCGACGGACTGTCCGCGGTCGTCCCCACCGAACAGATCCGCACCCTGATCGCCACCGGCGGCGAGCCCCAGCAGACGGTCGGCGAGCTGCTGGCCGCCGTCCGTGAGGCCGGGGCCCCCGACAACGTCAGCTGTGTCGTGGCCGACGTGACGAGCAAGCCGGTCCGATGAGCCGGTCGCTCCGCACCGGGTCGTACCTTCTCGACCCGCGTCCCCTGAGAATCCCAGCCTACCGCCGACTCTGGATCGCATCGGTGATCTCCGCCGTCGGTGGTTCCTTCAGCCTGATCGCGATCCCGAGTCAGCTGTTCGCCCTCACCGGCTCCTCCAGCACCATCGCCGTCGCCTCGGCCACGTCCTTCGTCGCCCTGGCCGTCGCGTCGCTGTGGGGCGGTGCGCTGGCCGACACGATGGACCGCCGCCGTCTGCTCCTGCTTGCACACACCCTCCAGGCGTTGATCTACCTCCTGCTGTGGGCCCTGGCCACCCGGGAAACACCTTCCCTGGCAGCCCTGATGGTTCTCGTCGGAGCCCAGGGCCTGGCGTTCGGGGCGAGCATGACGATCACGGGCGCCACCGTGCCCCGCGTCGTCCCTCCGGAACTCCTGCCCGCCGCCACCAGTCTCAGCTCCCTGGTCCGTTACACCGGCTCGATCATCGGGCCGCTCCTGGCAGGCCTCCTGATCCCCGCGGTCGGCCTCGGCCCGCTCTACCTCTGCGACACGATCGCGCTGACCGCCGTGCTGTGGGCCGTCTTCCGGCTCCCGCCGATCCCACCCGTTCCGCGTCCTGTGGGCCGCCCCCTGATCGGGCAGGTGATCGACGGTTTCGGCTACCTGTTCGCCCAGCCGGTCCTCGTCGCCGTCCTGGCCGTAGACCTGGCCGCCATGGTCTTCGGGATGCCCGTCGCCCTGTTCCCCGAACTCGCCCACCGCCTCTACGGCGGCCCCGCCGAAGGAGGCCCGGTCCTGGGACTGCTGTACGCCGCCTACCCCACCGGCGTGCTCCTGGCTGGTCTGCTGTCGGGAACCTTCACCCACGCCCGCCGGCACGGCGCCTGGATGGCCTCGGCCGCGATCGCCTGGGGCCTGACCGTGGTGTTGTTCGGCCTGACTCCACACCTGGCCCCGGCCCTGATCGCCCTCACCGTCGGAGGCGCGGTGAACGTCGTCCTGAGCACCTTCCGCAACGTCATCACCCAGGCCCACACCGACGACGCCCTCCGCGGTCGGACCCAGGGCTCCCTGACCATCGTGCTGGTCGGAGGCCCACAGCTGAGCAGTGTCCTGCACGCGCTCGCAGGATCGGCGATCGGTGCGCGCTGGGCCGTCTGCCTGGGCGGCCTGCTCACCATGGCCGCCGTCACCGCGATCGTGCGCGCCGTCCCGTACCTGTGGCGCTACCCGACTGTCTGACCGCCGTGACCCATTCGAGATTCGTCCGTTTTTTAAATCCTGTGCGAAGTCTGTGTGTTTATCCCTAAAGTCGAGTCATCGGCGGCGTCGGGGCGCCCACAGCAAGATCAATGCAAGGGATGAACAGTGACCACGCGTTCCAAAGTCATGGCAGTCGCAGCGTTCGGCCTGGTGGCAACGGTCGGGATCAGCGGCTGCGCAGGCTCTGAATCCGATGGCGCCGACGGTGCCGGGGCCGCTGGGAGCACCCCGAAAGACAAGGTCCTCGAAGCTTTCACGAACCACACGAAGCTCTCCAGCGCCGGCTACACCCTGGCGCTGAACAGCACCAAGGCCGATCTGCAGAAGATCAGCGCCGCGCAGCCGAAGACCGGCGGTGACGACGTGATCACAGCGTCTGACATCAAAGACTTCGAGCAGGTCCTCGGCGGCAAGCTGGTCGTGAACCAGACCGCACCGGATGGTCAGACGTTCGCCGACATGCTGAAGGTCTCCGACCTCGGAGCTGACAGCCTTTCGCTGCTGAAAGACCCGGCCAAGGCTCAGGCCGCGGTGAAGGCTCAGGGGTCGATGGCGATCTCGGCCGTGCTGAACGATTCCAGCCTGGTCGATTTCGTCACCATAGACGGCGTGATGTATCTGCGCGCCGACGCTGAGAAGATCGCCACGATGTCCGGCCTGGGCAGTGTCAGCGACGCGCAGGCCCTGCTCGGTCAGCTTCCGCCGAGCATCGCCACCCCGGCGAAGGCTGCGCTCGACGGCGGCTGGGTCTCGCTCGACCTGATCGAGTCGCTCAAGGTGCTCAACCAGCAGGGCGTGCTCGACGAGCTCCCGAAAGAGGCTGTGACACCGTCGATCGACCCGAACCGGGTGCAGACCCTCGTCGACTCGCTGCAGGCCGCGGTCGAGGCTGACGCCCAGGTCACCGAGGTCGACGGCGGCGACCAGGGTGACGGCTACCGGGTCACGGTGCCGATCAAGAAGATCGCGGCCGCCGTGCAGGACGACCTGATCGCCGTCTTCGGTCAGAGCACGGCCGACGGGATCAAGAAGAGCACCGGTGAGATCGGCGAGAACGAGACCGTCACGGTCGACCTCTTCCTTGAGGACGAGAAGCTCAGTGGCCTCAACATCGACCTGGTCCAGTTCCTCCAGAAGCCGGTCAAAGACGCGACCCTGGCCGTCACGGTAGACATCGACCCTGACGCCGCCCCGGTGAAGGCTCCGGACGGCGCCACCGTGATCGATGTGAAAGCCATCCTGAACACCATCCCGGCGGACACGTTCGCCGGGATGGGCGCCGGGCTCTGACCATCTGAAAAACCCTGCTAAGGGGCCGGAACCGTCTGGTTCCGGCCCCGTTCCTCATCGCTGCTGATCCACCGATCGCAGCAGGATCTCGTTGACCGCAACCTGAGCCGGCTGCGTCACCGCGAAGACGAGGGCGGCCGCGACGTCCTCGGGGGCCAGGGGCCGCAGGGCTGCCGCGAACTGCTCCACCGCCTCCCGTGTCGGGGAATGTGTGATGTGGGAGGCCAGTTCCGTCGTCGTCGCCCCCGGCTCGATCACCACGACACGAACTCCCCGGGTGGTCACTTCCTGCCGCAGTGATTCCGAGAACGCGTTCACTGCGGACTTGCTGGCGTTGTAGACACCGGTGAGCGGTCCCGCCAGACGGCCGTCGACCGAGGACACCTGCACGAGCGTGCCCCGGGAGTTCAGCAGGTGCGGCAGCGCCGCGTGCGTCATGTACATCAGCCCCAGAACATCGGTGTTGATCATGCGTCGCCAGTCGTCGGTGTCGGCGCCCTTGATGGGGCCCAGCAGCATCACTCCGGCGTTGTTCACGAGGAGGTCGAGCGAGCCCCAGCGACGGACGCACTGGTCGACGGCCGCACGGCACGTCGCCTCATCGGTGACGTCCAGTTCGACGACCATGGCAGTGCCACCGTCCGCCTCGATCTCGGCGGCCAGCTGTTCGAGCCGGTCACGCCGCCGCGCGGCCACAGCGACGTTCGCGCCGCGGGCGGCCAGCGCCCGGGCGACAGACGCTCCGATTCCGGAGGAGGCCCCGGTGACAAGGGCTACCTTGCCGAGCAGTTCGGTATTCATGACCGGCAGCATGCGGCGGACCACCGCTCGGGCAACAGAACCCGCCGGGAGGGGACCCAGCAGGGCCCCTTCCGGCCTGCCCGTTCTGGCCTACGCTCCTGGCATGGGTGAGAGCAATCGTCTCGGCGAGTTCCTGCGCGCCCGCCGCGAACTGGTATCGCCTGAAGAGGCCGGGCTCAGCATCCGGACCAAGGGCCGGCGGGTGCCCGGCCTGCGGCGCGAAGAGGTGGCTGCGCTGACGGGCATCAGCGTGGAATACCTCACCCGTCTGGAGCGGGGAAAAGACAGCTCACCCTCACGCCAGGTGCTGGATGCGCTGGCGGCGACGCTGCGCCTGGAGGACGAGGCCGTCCGCCACCTGCACTCCCTGGTCTGGCCGGTCGCCGTGCAGCCTCCGACCGTGAGCGCCGACCAACCGGTTCCGGCTCTGGCCCGAGCGCTGATGCGTTTCGACGGGGAGATCTCCTACATCCTGGGCCCGTACTTCGACGTGATCGCGTGCAGCGCAGTGGCCGATGCCTTCCTCGGCCGGGCCGGCCACGGCAATCAGCTGGAATACGTCTTCCTCGACCGTGAGGCCCCCTCCACCTACCCGGACTGGGACGCCGTGGCACTTGAAGCCGTGGCAGCCCTGCGCAGTATGGCGCGCGGGAGGGAGGGCGATCAGAGGCTGCATTCCCTGCTCGGACGCCTCTCGGCGGGCAGCGACGCCTTCCGGCAGCTCTGGGCCCGCCACGACGTCCACGGTCATTCCTCCGGCACCAAGCGCATTTCCAGCCATCGTTTCGGCACGATCACCGTGCTGTGGGACGCGTTCATGACCGCCTACCCGACCGCCCAGACCCTCGTCCTCTATACCGCCGACCCGTCTACCGACACCGAGACCATCCTTGATGCGGTCCGTAGGTCAGTGACTGTGTAATGCGTCTGATCCACGGATGATTGCCTACGAGTGGCGGGCCGAGTTCACCAACGAGGCCCTCAAATCCCTTCACGCAGAGGCTTTTGGTCCTGGAGAGACGGCCGTCGACTGGTACGCGCAGGTGCACCGGCACAGTCTCGGCTGGGTCTGCGCACACGAAGACCGTCGGCTGGTCGGATTCGTCAACGTGGCCTGGGACGGCGGTGCCCACGCTTTCCTCCTCGACACCATGGTCGCTCGCGATCGACGGCAGAGCGGTGTCGGAGCTGAACTCGTGGCCACCGCTGTCCGTGGAGCCCGGGCGGCGAACTGCGCCTGGATCCACGTCGACTTCGAAAAACATCTGCAACCGTTCTACTTCGAGGCGTGCGGATTCTCGCCTACACGCGCGGGCCTTATCGCGTTGCGCTGATGCGGGAGAATCATGGCCATGGACGATCTGCTGTTTCCCGGGATGATCGACCCGCTCCATGACGAGGCCAAGAAGAAGATCCTGCTGACGGCTCTGCACGAGGTGCTCCGACGTGGGCGCGGGAAGGTGGTCGTCAACTACCAGCCGCCAGAACTCGGGCGCAATTACTGCCGGGTCGGCGTGAAGTTCGACCATGGCCCCGCTCTGTGGATCCTGCTCAATCCGGCAGCCGGTCTGGTGGCCGCGGCGGAGATGGGCAGCGGCCGGGAGGCGGACGAGATCGTCCAAGGGCGTCGGGGTTCCGGGTCGCCAGCGCCGAGGAGATGAACCAGCCGGTGCGGGAACAGCATCTACGCAAACTGGACGGATACCGGCAGTGGGTGGTCTATCACCAGACCGAGACCCTCGGTGGCGTTTTCTTCAACTGGTACGACTGACGTTCGGGCGCACCTTGGATAGAGTCGTGCCATGAGCCTGTCCGAACTTGTGGGAACCTGGTCTGGTAGCAACGGTTTCCGGCTGATTCCGGCCGATCCGCTCGTGGAGTTGCCGGCCGCGGCCTCCGTGACCACTGCCGCGGGCGGCCACCTGACCCTGCTGGCGTACTCCTGGCAGCATCCCGACGACGGCCCGCAAGACGGTCTCGTCCTCATGGAGCTTGCTGGTGAGGATGATGCGGTAGTGGCCACCTGGGGTGACTCGTGGCATCGGAAGCCCGACACCATGTCGTTGTCCGGGACCCGGACCGCTGACGGACTGATCAGCCTGGAGGGCGAGTACGCCGGCGAATGGGGGTGGCGCATTCACCTCGGAATCGGTGAGCCACGCGAGCTGCTGATCAGGATGGAGAACGTCATTCCCGCAGCTCACGCCACGTCTGAGATGCCCGCGGGTCCTTACCCCGTGATGATCCTGCAGCTCCGATGACCGTATTCACCCTCAACGATGTCGCCGACGGCCTGCGCGCGTCCTGGGCGGCCGATACCTGTTCACCTGACGATGTTGAACGTTCCCCCTGGAGCCCGGAGAACCCGGCCTGGGGTCACTGCGACATCACCGCTCTGGTCGTCAATGATCTCTTCGGTGGCGATCTGGTGATGGGCGAGGTGCATCTCAACGGTGAGCAGCACGGATATCACTGGTGGAACCGGCTGGAGAGCGGCCTGGAGATCGATATGACCAAGGAGCAGTTCCGCCTCGGTCAGACGATCAGCTCGGTGCAGGTGCGCAAGCGTCCGCCGGGGCCGTTACGACGGCGCCGTGAGGAGTACCTGTTGCTGCGGGAGCGGCTCGCCGATCGTCTGGGTGCGCTCCCGCACGAGGCCGACGGCACCCAGCGTGACGAGCAGGATGGCAGTCAGTCTCAAACGAGCTGAAGAAGTTCTCGGGCAGCGTCTTTCGGCACCACGTAAGGAACTGAGGCGTCGACGCTGAGGCAGAGCTCGCCGGCCAGGGTCAGGAACACGACGTCGTCCTGAAGTAGGTCGATAGTGGGGTGGATGAGCCAGCGTCGCAGCTGCTGCCGATCGATGACCGCGATGTTCCGGTTGCCGATGTAGAAGATCACCATGTCACGCCGGACGTTGACGTCGACGGTCGCAACCGAGACTCCGAGGCCGTTGCCCAGGTCTATTTCCAGCCACCCGATCCAGGGCGCATCTAATGACATCGCTGCGTGCCTACTTCCCGTGTCCTGAGCCGGGTCCCTCGCCTGGGAAGGAGGGGTTCACGAGGCGAGA is a genomic window of Kineosporia sp. NBRC 101731 containing:
- a CDS encoding type VII secretion target gives rise to the protein MKGQFSVLVGELRASGGKAESAAGVVGKLDPGSELESAGKGIPGADSITALTQVGSKWESHLTSWRDQMQTFGEHLDVAADDYQRGDDVGAEEFSKLVPGGP
- a CDS encoding sensor domain-containing diguanylate cyclase, translated to MFSGQADRHLVSQDRAASRRAATGLFGSLSRWFAAGLDADSQRQRKGRIGACLYLGGAVYGALIVWQTPDPPVSQTVVAIAVAVVALTLMVLPWQRVPDSVLIWPVLPSAFFTTLGSGSSNMLGHYQAIYLLALGYAGLVLRPGQTAKVAGVSLALLAAVAGFGLQRDSLVEITGTILFAALIGELIAAAMAAQHRQRVKLEHLHAGVRPLLSAHSESEAARLVSEQALDLLGADGVVTLVADRFGPPSARDTSLTARGGAGLGSEVAAVQSGDHPPESGIGAVTRDRRPLFVPDARHSPVSLPTTGNETSWASALFLPVEVVDQLAGVMVAFWTRPVNELDPFDAQVMELLSLQAGPVLMRVRHVEELDRAATTDPLTGVSNRRAFEQAMANLEDDALLLLFDLDRFKGVNDTQGHSAGDRVLQAFASSLTASVRDTDLACRIGGDEFAVLTRGSSEVARAILDRLSAAWSYPEGVGFSVGSAERRPGESAEHLSTRADEGLYAMKHRRRERVEVD
- a CDS encoding TetR/AcrR family transcriptional regulator, which encodes MPRAGLDAGSVTAAGAALADEVGFDRLSMGLLAERLGVKAPSLYKHVTGQADLSHRIAVLAMTEIADTIGEATRGRAGRDALVAGANAMRTYALKHPGRYTAGNVARPNGAEDPLHPAVDRLLASWTAMLRGYRLDPDQEIHVLRLLRSILHGFAILEATGGFRIGIDVDDSFTWMVRFIDQGLRTTTP
- a CDS encoding alpha/beta hydrolase, producing MTEHLNIAGNTLAYDVTGEGPLVVLAHGMGDSRHSYRFMVPALVAAGYRVANVDIRGCGDSSLGWDGYSRTDIAGDLVAVVRHLGGPAVIIGQSISGGAATIAAATAPELITGTIELAPFTRQQSVSLGALFRSKRYRAGTTQLGLTLVLGSLSAWKKYLTLAYPTKPADWDSEMARIDAKMIEPGRMKALQAMCKANPADAGEQLPNVTCPVLVIQGSLDPDWVDPRAEGEKILADLPTGLGELAVIEGAGHYPHAQNPDEVVALALPFLAKNLSLA
- a CDS encoding MerR family transcriptional regulator, encoding MQWWTIGAFARAARLSPKALRLYDELGLLPPAHVDPVTGYRFYAPAQLERAQTVAWLRRLGMPLAQIRTVCDLDPGEAAHEVAAFWAQVEADTAVRRDLAAVLVDRLTGRQSAGSGQGGALEIRYAAGSDIGLVRATHQDTAYAGPGLLAVADGFGRGGAEASTAAVQTLVKLADGEHLRSGDLLNVMQDAAARANQAIGEIIPAGDCEERSGSTLTAMLWTGSALAMVHIGDSRAYLLRDGGFFQITHDHSLVRSLVDEGRLTPPEADSHPQRALLLKALDGRTPVAPQVGLQDAQPGDRFLLCSDGLSAVVPTEQIRTLIATGGEPQQTVGELLAAVREAGAPDNVSCVVADVTSKPVR
- a CDS encoding MFS transporter; this encodes MSRSLRTGSYLLDPRPLRIPAYRRLWIASVISAVGGSFSLIAIPSQLFALTGSSSTIAVASATSFVALAVASLWGGALADTMDRRRLLLLAHTLQALIYLLLWALATRETPSLAALMVLVGAQGLAFGASMTITGATVPRVVPPELLPAATSLSSLVRYTGSIIGPLLAGLLIPAVGLGPLYLCDTIALTAVLWAVFRLPPIPPVPRPVGRPLIGQVIDGFGYLFAQPVLVAVLAVDLAAMVFGMPVALFPELAHRLYGGPAEGGPVLGLLYAAYPTGVLLAGLLSGTFTHARRHGAWMASAAIAWGLTVVLFGLTPHLAPALIALTVGGAVNVVLSTFRNVITQAHTDDALRGRTQGSLTIVLVGGPQLSSVLHALAGSAIGARWAVCLGGLLTMAAVTAIVRAVPYLWRYPTV